The sequence below is a genomic window from Vicinamibacteria bacterium.
AGACCTTTGACCTGCTCGTAGTAGGTCTCGAGCAGCTGGTACAAGGCAGTCGCGCGGACGTTTCGAGGACGGTAAAGAGAAGGATAGCCACCCTCGGAAGCAAGCGGGGGACAAGCCGCTGCAGTGCCCACAGCATCTCCGACGAAATCCCGAGCCATAGTCCTCCTCATCGGCTGGTCGAGCCTGTCGAATGGCGGTGGGACACGCGAGCGCGGCTCGCTCGAGCCCTCCTGATCAACCCCGTGAGCCGGGCCGAGCTCGTCCTGGGCAAGCGGCCGCCGTCGTCCTGTTCACGGTCGTCGCCCTCGTCGAAACCCTTACGGAGACAACGTCCACGAGAGCTTCGCTTTTCGTCCGGAGGACTTCTTCTCGGTGACGCTGGATGCCACTCGAGGTGTTAGCCAAGGGGTGCGCCGATGAGACCGAATCCGTGCACTTCGGCTCATGGTCTTGGTGAAGTCACCGCCACCCGCGCCGGAGATTCACCAAGGGCATCAAGGGCTGTTTTCCCGGTTTTTGGCGGTGGACGAGGACCTCATCGTGTACAAGGTCGTTGCCTTCCGACCGCAAGACATTGACGATGCGGAGAAGCTCCTCGACCTTCACACAAGGTCCATCCGGATCCCGAGGGTGCGCCGACTCGTTCACCAATTCTGTGAAGTCCTCGAGGACACCGCGCGGCTCGAGACTCTCGATCGCCTTCTGCGACAACGGGCGCTGACCTGACCGAGTTCACCCTGCCCTGAGCGAAAGATACAAGGGCGAGTGGGTCGTGTCGCGCCGCACGGATGGCCGGCCTCAAGGTAGCCGCGACGGCGATGACGAGCACGATCCCGGTTCCGGCCAGGAATGCGGCGTTGATCAGGGGCTCGGTCCCTAGGGTTGCTCCAGCGGATTTCCAGCGAACCGCCAACTGGTCTGATAGTCACGAGTGAGCGGCTGGCGGGTCAAGCGCGCGCGAACCATCTCCACCGGCATGCGTCCTCCGAGCAGCACACCGTCGTGGAACTCCGTCGCGGTCATGCGGCCAGATTCCACCAATTCTTGGTACAGGGCCCGGAATTGGAGGCCGCCGGTCAGATAAGCGAGCTGGTAAAGGGGCGCGTCGATGGTCGTGCGTCGTACCTCGGCTTCGGCGTTGGCGCGTTCGTGCCCCACCCGGTCGACGAGAAAGTCCACCGCCTCCTGTGGTGACCACCTTCCGAGCTGGAAGTTCAGTGAGAACACGATCCGAGCCGCCCGGTGGAGTCGCCAGAACAGCATGCCGATCTTGTCCTCGGGCCCTCTCGGAAAGTTCTCGTCCCACAGGAGCAGCTCCCAGTAGAGCGCCCACCCCTCGCCCCAGAACGGCGTGCGCATCAACGCGCCGCGATGCGAGTTGAAGCGGTTGGACATGAATCCCTGGAGGTGATGGCCGGGAATCAGCTCGTGGTGAACTGTCGCGAAGTTGAAGTGGGGCGTGTTGCCCCGCATGCTCATGAGCTTGTCGTCATGGCGCATCCCATCGGTGGGGTAAGACACCCGCGTCACCTCTCCGCCGGAGAAGAACGGATTACGGAGCTGTCGCTCGGGAGTCTGCATCGAAAGGCGCCACACCTCCTTGGCAAGAGGCGGCACGGTGATCGCTCGCATCCGGTCAACGAAGTCTTCCGAGTAGTCTGCGATCTCGAAGATGGCCCATGGCTTCTCGCCGGGTGGCGGCGCCAGCTCCTTCACGTGCTCCAGAGCCGCCTTCCAGTCGTCGGCGAAGTCCATTTCGTCCGACACGATCCGGAACTGCTCCTCGGTCCACTCGAACTCTCGCTCGCCGATCGCGATGAGCTCTTCTGGAGTGTAGGGAATCATCTCCACGGCCAAATCCGCGCGGAGGCCGTCGGCCATTACCGGATCGCCGATAATAGGTGCGACCTCGTCGGGACGGATTCCCACCAGGTGCGTCTGGATGGCTTCAACGTAGGCCGCGAGAGCGTCGTCCAGACGACCACCGGGCTCCCGGTTCCACCAGGTGAAGAGCGGGTCATATCCCTCATAGAAGCCTTCCCAGTCGGCCAGGACCTCTCGGAGGTGCTCGACGTGGCGCGCGGCGCGATTCGCGACCGCTCCGGTGATTCCGGGGCGGGACACAACGCCTCCGGCCGCCCGCGCCTCGTCGGCGAGCTCCCGCGTCAAGCGCGCGACCTCGTCCGCCACCGCATCCAGCGTCGTCGCCGCCGCGCGTGGCTCGACTCGCCGCCGATCGTGCCGATCTTCCTGAAAGGTCCTGAGCTGTGCCGCGAACAGAAGCAACGGGGCCATCTCCTCCCATCGTCTCTGGTCCAGATCCAGCATTTCCTGGTCATACGTCACGCGATTCCTCAACAAGATGTAATCGATCTGACCCTCGTGATTGAGGTCGGCGAAGTCGACCCCCGCCAGCTGCCGCTGCCAGCCCGTGTGGAAACGTCGGAGCCTTTCGTGCCGTACCGGGGAGTACTCGACCGGGTAGCGTCGCAATAGGGCCGCTCGGTCCTCCAGGTATCGATTCACCGCGTTTCGCAGGTCGCTCTCTCCTCGCGCGAACCGAACGAGCGAGGAAAGGTTCGGGGGGTCGTCGGCCCAGCCCGTATCGGCTGCCGACCGAGCGCTCTGCTCGGCAAGGGCCACCGGGAGCACCAGTAGCGTTACGGTACCGAGAATGCTCCAAGCTACCAGGGAATGAAGATGAGACATCAATAACCTCCTCTGGAAAAACCCTCGGACGGAACGCCGGGCGAACTTTGACCGCATCGTGGTCCGGAAGGAAATCAGGCTGTGGCATTCTACGGGAACCCGCACCTGCCAGCTACCAGCTCGAGATTGGGATTCAGTACAGCACTCTGAAGTGCACCGTGTGAGGGACGCTCTTCAGCTGCTGGACGATTTTGGCGTCGTATGTCTTGCTCACGTCGGTGATGACGTATCCCAGGCGTTCGTTGGTCTTCAGGTACTGGCCGAGGATGTTGATGTCGTTCTCCGCCATGACCCGGTTGATGGATGCGAGGACACCGGGCTCGTTGGCGTGGATATGAATGAATCGGTGCGCCCTCCGGAGCGCGGGTAATTGAACCACGGGGAAGTTGACGCTACCCACTGAGTTCCCTGAATTGATGAAGGAGATCAGCATGCCGGCGACGTGCTCGGCGATGTTTCGTTGCGCTTCCCGGGTGCTCCCACCGATGTGCGGCGTCAGAATGACGTTGGGCAGGCCACGCAAGGAAGAGGAGTACGACGTCCGATTCGCCGACGGCTCCTCGGGAAAGACGTCGACCGCGGCTCCGCCGAGCTTTCCGGACTCGAGTGCTTGGGCGAGAGCGTCGAGGTCGACGACGAACCCCCGGGACAGGTTCAAGAACAGAGCTCCGTCCCGCATCGTCCGGAACTCCTTGCTCCCAAAAAGATTGCGGTTGTGGGGATTTCCGTCGACATGCACCGAGACGATATCGACCCGCTTCAGTAGATCGGCGAGAGAGACGCATTTCCTGGCGTTTCCTAGGGGGAGCTTTTCCACGACGTCGTAGTAGTGCACCTCGAGACCGAGGGCCTCGGCGATGACCGAGAGCTGAGACCCGATGTTCCCATACCCCACGATGCCGAGCTTCTTGCCTCGCAGTTCGAAGGACCCTTCTGCGGTCTTCTCCCAGACACCCGAGTGAAGGAGCGTCGAGTGCACGAAGGCGCGGCGCGCAAGCATGAGCATTTCTCCAATCGCGAGCTCCACGACGCTTCGCGTATTCGCATAGGGCGCGTTGAAAACGATGACACCGTTGTCCGAGCAGGCGGCAAGGTCGATGTGGTTCGTGCCGATACAGAAAGCTCCGATACCTCGAAGGCCAGGAACCGATTCGACGACGCGTCGGGAGATGCGGGTGCCCGAGCGAATGCCCAGAAGCGTCGTTCCCTTCGCTTCACGAATGAGCTCCCCTTCCTCGAGACTCCCGGCGATGGTACGGACCGTGTACCCTTCCTTCTCGAAGTGCTCGGCGGCCGCCAGGTGGATCGTTTCGAGCAGCAGGACGCGGATGCGCGTCTTGGGATACGACACCGACATCGGAAACTGGTTGACATAGAGGAACTCGTCGAGGCTCGTCAGAACGTGATCCGCGCCTTCGACGACGGACTCACGGCGAACGTTCTCGGTGAGCGCGTAGAACCTCGACGCAAGCCCCGCCTCTTTGATTCTCATGTCGCTGTAGCCGTCGCCCAGCACATAGACTTCTCCCCCGAGCTGCAGCGTCCGGACGACCCGTGCCTTGCCATCCTGGTGGACGAGAGGGTTCTTCGAATCGAACCCGACGATGTATCCCTTGTCGTCGAAGACGAACGAGTTTGCAAAGAGTCGATCCCCGCTCAGGCCCATGCCCTCGATGACCGGCAGGATCACCTCACGAAAGCCGTTGGAAAGCACGTAGATTCGGCGGTTGAGTTTCTTGAAGAACTGCCGATTCCTCTTTACCGAAGGAGTCAGCGAGCGCTTGAGAACGTGAACCAGGCTTCGAAGGTGTTTCTGGTGAGCGGCCAGGATCTCGATCCGGCGGGTGATTCCTTCGGCCATCGACATCTGTCCCGTCGCCGTCAGCTCGGTGATGCGCTCCACCTCCTGGAGGCGCTCGACGCGTTCGGGATGGTTCCTCAGAGAGATACGCGCTAACTCGGGGAATGACTCCACCTGAACGAGAGTGCTATCGAAGTCGAAGATGATGTAGGGGCCGTGCGAGTCTGGCTTCGTCACAAATAGATTTCCAGGAACTCGAGGATTTTTTCCACGTAGGCCCAGGCTGCCTCGGGATAGAGATCGTGGCGGTAAGCTCCCCTGACCTCCTCGCCGCGGAACACGAAATCGAGCAGCGGATAGTCGGGTCGTGCCCGTAGGGCCTGCAGAAAAGGCTCCTTGGAAGAGTAGGGCACGAGCGCATGAATTTCTCCATGAAATGAAAGCAACGGAGTCTTTACCGAGCCGACGCCCTGGATCGGGGACAGATCTCGGTACAGCTGCAGGTTTCCGCGAAGGGGCCCGAGCTCGCTTTCGAGATACCACCTTCCTTGGTCGCTCGTTTGTCGATAGAGCTTCTCCAGGTCGGGCATACCCCCCGTCTCGACGGCGCAGGCAAAGAAGTCGGGATAACGGACGATGGCGGCGAGCGCGAGAAACCCCCCATAGTGCACGCCCCAGATGCCGATACGGTCGCTGCGAATCTCGGGTCGAGCCGCCATCTGGCGTGTCCCGACAACCACGTCCTCCAGATCGCCGCGGCCCCAGTTCCCGTCGTTCAGCTTCTCGAACTCACGGCCGAAGCCGGACGCTCCTCGCACGTTGGGAGTGAATATCGCGTATCCCTTTTGTGCCAGGAGCTGCACGAAGGGGTACCATTTGTTCATCCACTGGGATTCGAGACCGCTGACGGGGCGAACCAGCAACTTCGCCGGGGTCTCCGCGCTCGCGGTCTCGGGAAGGTAGAGATAGCCGGTAATCTCCCGGTCGTCGAAGCTCCGATAGCGCACGAGCTCGGGCTTCACCGTCTTCCGGACGTCGACGTCGGGAGGCAATGTATCGCTGACCCGTTCTCGGCCGCCCTCGATCGAATAGGCCCATAGGTCTCTTGGATAGTTCCACGCCTCGAAGAGGCTCCATACGGCCGAGCCGTCGGGCCGCCACGCGGGCTGAGAGTGCACCCCCGCCCGCAGCGTCAGGGTTCTCTCTCGACTCGAGCCGAAGTCGTGGATCTTGAGCTTGACATCCCCCTGCTGATTCTCCAGATAGGCCAGCTTCTGCCCGTCCGGACTCCAGGCGGGCTCGGTCGTCTCGTACTCCGACGTGAGGACGGGAACGGGAGCTATGCCGTCTGGCTCGACCAGGAAGATAGTCTTGAGGCCGGTTTGGTCGGAAACGAACGCGACGCGCGAGCCGTCGGGTGAAAAGCGCGCCCCGAAACTGTCACCGGACCAGTCCTCCGGCGTGAGCGGGTGGACGGCACCGTCATCGAAGGTGACGAACCCCACCGTGCGGTCCTGGAATCGCCCGCCGTTGAGGGTGATGGCAATTCTCCTTCCATCGGGCGACCAGCGAGGATCTTCCTCATCGAACGGCTCGTTCGTGAGGCGGCGAGCGGCGCCACCCTGCGTGTCGACGACCCAGAGGTCCCATCCGGTGTCGGTCGTGCTCCCTCGCGACAAGAAGGCGACGTGCTTTCCATCCGGAGAGAACCTCGGCGTGCGATCTTCGCCATCGTGGCGCGTCAATTGGCGCGCGTGCTGCCCGTCCGGCTCCGATAGGTACACGTGCCAGCCGCCGTTCCGGTTCGAGACGAAAGTGATCGAGCGTCCGTCTGGCGACCAGTCGACGTCCCGCTCTCCCCATGATTTCTCGGTGGCGATGGGACTCCCGGGGGAGTCCCCATCCCCCAGCATCCAGATCGTTTCCTTGCCGAGAACCGACAGGCTCAGCGCGATTCGTTTTCCGTCGGGAGAGGCGGCGAAGTCGGAGATGAGCGGCGTTTGCAGGATGTGGGGAATAGTCAGCAGCGAGTCGGGCTCGATCTGCGCGGCAACCGTGCCCGACCTTGCCAGGAGAAGAAAACCGAGCAGGAATCGAGATGCCATGCGTCAGATTGTAACGCTCTCGGCTCGGACTCCCGTGCGTCGGAGCTCACCAGCGATCTCCCGGGCGGCGGCTTCGGGCGAGAGCTCGCTCGTGTCGAGGGCGACGTCGGCCTCCCGATAAAGCGGCTCCCGCTCGCGGAGCAAGGCATGGATCTCCGACAGGGGATCCGACCTCCCGGCCATCGGACGTCGATCCCCCTGCGCGATGACCCTTTTGAGATGGAGCTCGGGTCTGGCATGAAGCCACACCGTGACCGTATTCCCCTTGAGGAGGTCGAAAGTCGCACGCTCGGTCACGAGACCGCCACCGGTAGCGAGAATGAATGGCCTCTTCGCCGAGATGGCGCGGACCAACACTTCCCGCTCCAGCCGGCGGTAATAGCGCTCGCCGTGGAGTGCGAAGAGATCGTCGAGACTCAAACCGGCTTCCTCCTCGACGAGGGCATCGAGCTCGATGAAAGGGCACTGCAACTCGGCAGCCAGGTGGGGTCCGATGGTGCTCTTTCCCGCTCCGCGAAGGCCGATCAGGGACACGATTGGATTCTTTCCATTGACTCGGACCAGCTCGTGGAGCGGGACTCCGAGGGCTCGGGAAATGTCGTTCAGCCGCAGGATGGAGACGTTGCCACGGCCGGCCTCGAGCTGAGACAGGTAGCGCGGAGAGAGGCGCGCCGCCTGTGCCAGGCTCTGCTGGCTCAGGCCCCGGAGGGCGCGCTCCGCCCGGACCTTGCGTCCGAGCTCCCTAAGGAACCGCCGCTCGCTCATTGGTGTATTATAGTTCCGATCCAGTGGGACTTCCGGGTAGTATAATTCAACTTCGGTTCCTTCAGAAAGGGCGAGCTGAATGAAACCCATTTCTTTCGAGGCACATCCAAGCGACTACCGACACTGGCGCCTTTCGACCGACGGGCCGGTCGCCAC
It includes:
- a CDS encoding shikimate kinase, with the translated sequence MSERRFLRELGRKVRAERALRGLSQQSLAQAARLSPRYLSQLEAGRGNVSILRLNDISRALGVPLHELVRVNGKNPIVSLIGLRGAGKSTIGPHLAAELQCPFIELDALVEEEAGLSLDDLFALHGERYYRRLEREVLVRAISAKRPFILATGGGLVTERATFDLLKGNTVTVWLHARPELHLKRVIAQGDRRPMAGRSDPLSEIHALLREREPLYREADVALDTSELSPEAAAREIAGELRRTGVRAESVTI
- the serA gene encoding phosphoglycerate dehydrogenase, producing the protein MTKPDSHGPYIIFDFDSTLVQVESFPELARISLRNHPERVERLQEVERITELTATGQMSMAEGITRRIEILAAHQKHLRSLVHVLKRSLTPSVKRNRQFFKKLNRRIYVLSNGFREVILPVIEGMGLSGDRLFANSFVFDDKGYIVGFDSKNPLVHQDGKARVVRTLQLGGEVYVLGDGYSDMRIKEAGLASRFYALTENVRRESVVEGADHVLTSLDEFLYVNQFPMSVSYPKTRIRVLLLETIHLAAAEHFEKEGYTVRTIAGSLEEGELIREAKGTTLLGIRSGTRISRRVVESVPGLRGIGAFCIGTNHIDLAACSDNGVIVFNAPYANTRSVVELAIGEMLMLARRAFVHSTLLHSGVWEKTAEGSFELRGKKLGIVGYGNIGSQLSVIAEALGLEVHYYDVVEKLPLGNARKCVSLADLLKRVDIVSVHVDGNPHNRNLFGSKEFRTMRDGALFLNLSRGFVVDLDALAQALESGKLGGAAVDVFPEEPSANRTSYSSSLRGLPNVILTPHIGGSTREAQRNIAEHVAGMLISFINSGNSVGSVNFPVVQLPALRRAHRFIHIHANEPGVLASINRVMAENDINILGQYLKTNERLGYVITDVSKTYDAKIVQQLKSVPHTVHFRVLY
- a CDS encoding prolyl oligopeptidase family serine peptidase — protein: MASRFLLGFLLLARSGTVAAQIEPDSLLTIPHILQTPLISDFAASPDGKRIALSLSVLGKETIWMLGDGDSPGSPIATEKSWGERDVDWSPDGRSITFVSNRNGGWHVYLSEPDGQHARQLTRHDGEDRTPRFSPDGKHVAFLSRGSTTDTGWDLWVVDTQGGAARRLTNEPFDEEDPRWSPDGRRIAITLNGGRFQDRTVGFVTFDDGAVHPLTPEDWSGDSFGARFSPDGSRVAFVSDQTGLKTIFLVEPDGIAPVPVLTSEYETTEPAWSPDGQKLAYLENQQGDVKLKIHDFGSSRERTLTLRAGVHSQPAWRPDGSAVWSLFEAWNYPRDLWAYSIEGGRERVSDTLPPDVDVRKTVKPELVRYRSFDDREITGYLYLPETASAETPAKLLVRPVSGLESQWMNKWYPFVQLLAQKGYAIFTPNVRGASGFGREFEKLNDGNWGRGDLEDVVVGTRQMAARPEIRSDRIGIWGVHYGGFLALAAIVRYPDFFACAVETGGMPDLEKLYRQTSDQGRWYLESELGPLRGNLQLYRDLSPIQGVGSVKTPLLSFHGEIHALVPYSSKEPFLQALRARPDYPLLDFVFRGEEVRGAYRHDLYPEAAWAYVEKILEFLEIYL
- a CDS encoding DUF885 family protein; the encoded protein is MSHLHSLVAWSILGTVTLLVLPVALAEQSARSAADTGWADDPPNLSSLVRFARGESDLRNAVNRYLEDRAALLRRYPVEYSPVRHERLRRFHTGWQRQLAGVDFADLNHEGQIDYILLRNRVTYDQEMLDLDQRRWEEMAPLLLFAAQLRTFQEDRHDRRRVEPRAAATTLDAVADEVARLTRELADEARAAGGVVSRPGITGAVANRAARHVEHLREVLADWEGFYEGYDPLFTWWNREPGGRLDDALAAYVEAIQTHLVGIRPDEVAPIIGDPVMADGLRADLAVEMIPYTPEELIAIGEREFEWTEEQFRIVSDEMDFADDWKAALEHVKELAPPPGEKPWAIFEIADYSEDFVDRMRAITVPPLAKEVWRLSMQTPERQLRNPFFSGGEVTRVSYPTDGMRHDDKLMSMRGNTPHFNFATVHHELIPGHHLQGFMSNRFNSHRGALMRTPFWGEGWALYWELLLWDENFPRGPEDKIGMLFWRLHRAARIVFSLNFQLGRWSPQEAVDFLVDRVGHERANAEAEVRRTTIDAPLYQLAYLTGGLQFRALYQELVESGRMTATEFHDGVLLGGRMPVEMVRARLTRQPLTRDYQTSWRFAGNPLEQP